In a genomic window of Magnolia sinica isolate HGM2019 chromosome 14, MsV1, whole genome shotgun sequence:
- the LOC131225738 gene encoding uncharacterized protein LOC131225738 has protein sequence MKNNHNGATPTNPLKGVRALLIRKNSPAELLLNRLREYLLYSKLRSLLPSQPFEVKRLKEIPMEYEPAPHEIPGRDSDDENTSGPAEASRAEDSSQSQGEDFDYALESDEEKEKNSGPGKTFIPSIKIKKLDSTLLISTVVLKDVALSSALFRLLEEEKLDIVYENQYRTETKVVHTIQVNLPSEGLDIDDLEQKLQAWAARRT, from the exons atgaaGAACAACCACAACGGTGCAACCCCAACCAATCCTTTAAAGGGCGTAAGGGCACTTCTCATACGCAAGAACAGCCCTGCAGAGCTACTCCTTAACCGGCTTCGAGAGTACCTTCTCTACTCAAAACTACGATCTTTGCTGCCATCTCAACCGTTCGAG GTAAAAAGATTGAAAGAAATTCCAATGGAATACGAGCCGGCCCCACATGAGATTCCCGGGAGGGATTCCGACGATGAAAACACTAGTGGGCCAGCGGAGGCCAGCAGGGCAGAAGATAGTAGCCAGAGCCAGGGAGAAGATTTCGATTACGCCCTAGAGAGCGAtgaggagaaagaaaagaacagcGGGCCTGGAAAGACATTCATCCCATCGATCAAGATCAAGAAGCTGGACTCCACCTTACTCATCAGTACCGTCGTCCTCAAAGACGTTGCATTATCGTCGGCTCTCTTCCGCCTTCTTGAAGAAGAGAAGCTCGACATCGTCTACGAAAACCAGTACAGAACTGAAACCAAAGTGGTTCATACAATTCAG GTGAATTTGCCTTCGGAGGGGTTGGACATAGATGATTTGGAACAGAAGCTACAGGCATGGGCGGCAAGGAGGACATGA